TGCGCTTCTTCAATCAAAGTTTGCAGGTCTTCCATTGTCCCAAAATGCTCTTCCACTTGATAAAAATCTTCAATCCAATAGCCATGGAAGCCTTTTTCACTATTTTCCATTAAAGAGGATAAAGAAATTGTTGTAACCCCGATTTCCTGTAAATCATCAAGCTTTGCAATTACGCCTTGCAAATCTCCTCCTTGATATGCTTGCTGATCGTCCAGATTTACTTGAGTGTCATTAGTCGGTGTCCCATTATTGTAACGATCTATCATGATATTATATATAATTTCGTCCTCTAGTCCCCGTTCTCCCTCTGCTGCAACATTGGGAACAAATGACGCAAACGCCATCATACTTATTGCTAAAAGCACCCCTGCTATTTTCCTCATAAACAATCCTCCATCACTTTTCAGGCTGCAAACTATCTCTTTACTTTATTATTAAGGAAGGAAAAAAATAGTCAATGCCATTGCTTCGATTGTTGAAAAGCCTTCACATTATTAGATTAAATTCATCTAAAAAGGCTGCCCAAAATGGACAGCCTTTTCCCTTCGCTATTAAAAATAAAAGCCCATTGGCAAGCGGAAGAAACCAAGTACAAGTACAATGAGAAGTGCAATCCAAAATTGTATCCAAACACTTTTTGCTGGTTTTCCTTTGCCTAATTTTACAAGAATCATTTCCATTGCGGCAATAAGCCAGATACCTGCAGCTCCTTTTGTAGCAGCTTCTGCCGGATATGGCATTTGATAGCCGCCACTGAAATAATCCAATACGAGTACAATACCTGTATACAGAATAAACAAGTAAACTAGACGTAAGATCATGTGTACGATTTTCGCTGGTTTTGCTTTACCTTGTTTTTGCATTACAATTGCAACGATGAACAAAATTAATCCTAATACCCATCCAGTAATGTGCATATGTGTCATTAATGCTACCTCCTTATATCAGCATTCAAAGTTGTCCAAAAAGTCGTTAAAATCTTCCTTTTGCACACATTCTTCAGATCTGATATACCGATTTCTATTCGTATCATATCATGGAACTAAGAATAATTCATTTATTTGCTCTAAGGTGAAGTAAATCAATTCCAAAGCTGTTATACTGAAGTTAGTGTTTAAATTTTCCAACAATGGAGGGTCAAATATGAGAAGTCAAGAAATTATCGACCAGACACAGCAATTTGGTGCGAAGAACTATCATCCCCTTCCAGTAGTCATTTCAAAAGCAGAAAATGTTTGGGTCGAGGATCCAGAAGGAAATCGTTATTTAGATATGCTTAGCGCTTATTCAGCCGTTAATCAGGGACACAGGCATCCTAAAATTATTGCAGCATTAAAAAAGCAGGCAGACAATGTCACACTAACATCCAGAGCGTTTCAT
This region of Oceanobacillus sp. FSL K6-2867 genomic DNA includes:
- a CDS encoding YisL family protein; the encoded protein is MTHMHITGWVLGLILFIVAIVMQKQGKAKPAKIVHMILRLVYLFILYTGIVLVLDYFSGGYQMPYPAEAATKGAAGIWLIAAMEMILVKLGKGKPAKSVWIQFWIALLIVLVLGFFRLPMGFYF